From Deltaproteobacteria bacterium, one genomic window encodes:
- a CDS encoding Com family DNA-binding transcriptional regulator — MKINIDLSVARDDEVRCACGRLLARRAGAGVELKCPRCRRTAVVTLEDLRDAPREVRLRPSPRRPPTE, encoded by the coding sequence TGATTTGTCCGTGGCCCGCGATGACGAAGTTCGCTGCGCGTGCGGACGCCTGCTGGCGCGCCGCGCTGGCGCCGGCGTGGAGCTCAAGTGCCCGCGCTGCCGGCGCACGGCCGTCGTGACCCTCGAGGATCTCCGCGACGCGCCCCGCGAAGTCCGGCTGCGTCCATCGCCACGGAGGCCGCCGA